The following proteins come from a genomic window of Citrobacter europaeus:
- a CDS encoding DnaJ family molecular chaperone: protein MNKIIKRLEIVKSAIELEDEEIIFQQVEHLKNEPLSVVPGTIVQAIEERRFSDALREISAWLQSQRAVSTWQDPAIAASKLELKALETQLRDLIDKRNTRIQILDDFNDLYHLRLGPLMSRILELRKQLAASAQRKQEAERKRREKDYQSCQHYISQAVDQLARLKQHWMNLNSDSRESVETRQRIQQQTELITALLAEIRELENDFSRQDDSATRQAQEEASHEYDEFQEQQQDAQHRYNRDQRLSSDERNELKRLWRQASRLCHPDVVADCLKEKAHQMMVQLNQARQNADLAAVRALLTQLQSGLEPMMASDRLNDLQHLRSKIQQLREQINALLKEITELEAENAWRLATSVTDKEAYFCDQQRALTEIRNTLEQQVHQVEQDLLAG from the coding sequence ATGAATAAGATCATTAAACGACTGGAAATCGTCAAAAGCGCTATTGAACTGGAAGATGAGGAAATTATTTTCCAGCAGGTAGAACATCTGAAAAATGAGCCTTTATCCGTCGTGCCAGGCACCATTGTGCAGGCGATCGAAGAACGACGCTTTAGTGATGCCCTGCGTGAAATCTCAGCCTGGCTGCAATCTCAACGGGCAGTCTCTACGTGGCAGGATCCCGCCATTGCCGCCAGTAAGCTGGAACTTAAAGCGCTCGAAACACAGCTGCGTGACCTGATCGATAAGCGCAACACGCGCATTCAAATCCTCGATGATTTCAACGATCTGTATCATCTTCGCCTTGGACCGCTAATGAGCCGGATCCTCGAGTTACGTAAACAGCTCGCCGCCAGCGCCCAGCGTAAACAGGAAGCGGAGCGAAAACGTCGGGAAAAAGACTATCAGTCCTGTCAGCACTATATTTCCCAGGCTGTTGATCAACTTGCCAGGCTCAAGCAGCACTGGATGAACCTTAATTCAGATTCGCGCGAATCGGTGGAAACACGCCAACGTATTCAGCAACAAACGGAACTGATTACCGCCCTGCTGGCGGAGATTCGTGAGTTGGAAAACGACTTTTCTCGCCAGGACGACAGCGCAACCCGCCAGGCTCAGGAAGAGGCCAGCCATGAATATGATGAATTTCAGGAGCAGCAGCAGGATGCGCAACATCGTTATAACCGTGACCAGCGACTTTCATCTGATGAACGTAACGAGTTAAAACGCCTGTGGCGTCAGGCCAGCCGTCTTTGTCATCCGGATGTGGTGGCAGATTGTCTGAAAGAGAAAGCGCATCAGATGATGGTTCAGCTTAACCAGGCGCGCCAAAATGCCGATCTTGCCGCCGTTCGGGCGCTACTGACTCAATTACAAAGTGGCCTCGAACCGATGATGGCGAGTGACCGATTGAACGATCTGCAGCATTTACGCAGCAAAATACAGCAGCTCAGAGAACAAATTAATGCGCTGCTCAAAGAAATTACCGAACTGGAAGCTGAGAACGCCTGGCGGCTTGCCACCTCCGTCACAGATAAAGAGGCCTACTTCTGCGATCAACAACGGGCGCTTACGGAAATCCGCAATACGCTGGAACAACAGGTGCATCAGGTTGAACAGGACCTGTTGGCGGGCTAA
- a CDS encoding LuxR C-terminal-related transcriptional regulator: MSKAIFLGDSIYPWLGMREILRGSSLYIDIAYYSSQTLSAVNIIPYETDCIIINPDNTDFLKYARIIRNMALRPATRIIVLADEATFSIFQTVCGKNMLFLDQDASLDRLLHAVTRITQNKKPSNNKELHNKITANEFSVMMMLARGWSLTQIAGASQKSEKTIGAYKSNIARKLGKNNSRLKYTISHYSQP, translated from the coding sequence ATGTCTAAGGCTATTTTTTTGGGTGACTCAATTTACCCCTGGCTAGGCATGCGAGAAATCCTACGTGGTTCATCATTATATATTGATATCGCGTATTACTCCTCTCAGACGCTTTCTGCCGTCAACATAATCCCTTATGAAACGGATTGCATCATTATTAATCCTGACAACACAGATTTTTTAAAATATGCCAGGATTATCCGCAACATGGCTTTACGCCCTGCCACAAGAATCATTGTATTGGCAGATGAAGCTACTTTTTCTATTTTTCAAACCGTTTGCGGGAAGAACATGCTGTTTCTCGATCAAGACGCCAGCCTTGATCGGTTACTGCATGCCGTAACGCGTATTACACAAAACAAAAAACCAAGCAATAACAAAGAACTACACAATAAAATCACAGCAAACGAATTCAGCGTAATGATGATGCTGGCCCGGGGTTGGTCACTGACGCAAATCGCCGGAGCATCACAAAAAAGTGAAAAAACCATCGGGGCGTACAAAAGCAACATTGCCAGAAAACTCGGCAAAAATAACTCGCGACTCAAGTACACCATTTCCCACTATAGCCAGCCATAA